ATTTCTGACATCCATGGAAATGGATTCTCTTCATTTGGGAACATCGCGTCAAGTCCTATTTGCAAACATCTGCGATTACAAATGTATCTTAGGTATCCTTTGAACATCGGAGCATTCAATCCGAGCACTCCGCGAGGCATCGTATCTTCAGCATAACGGTACTCCAATTCAACTGCTTTTTCGAAGATGGATTTGATCTCGTCTTTGAACGCGGAAGTCCATAACTGCGGGTTCTCCAGCTTAATTTGGTTAATCAAATCGATACCAAAATTACAGTGCATAGATTCATCACGAAGGATGTATTGATACTGCTCAGCAGCGCCCGTCATTTTGTTTTGACGACCCATTGCAAGTATTTGCGTAAAACCAACATAAAAGAACAAACCTTCCATCACGCAAGCAAAAACAATCAGCGAACGAAGTAATGTTTGATCAGCTTCAAGTGTGCCAGTCTTGAAATTTGGATTGGTAAGAACATCAATATATGGAATTAAGAACTCATCTTTAGCGCGAATCGAGTCAATCTCGTGATACGCATTGAAGATTTCTGACTGATCTAAGCCTAAAGACTCGACAATATATTGGTACGCATGAGTATGAATTGCCTCCTCAAAGGCCTGACGTAATAGGTATTGGCGGCACTCAGGAGCAGTAATGTGGCGATAAGTACCCAAAACAATATTGTTTGCAGCCAAAGAATCGGCGGTTGTAAAGAAACCTAAATTACGTTTAATGATACGACGCTCGTCTTCAGTCAGACCATTTGGGTCTTTCCAAAGTGCAATATCGCGATTCATATTGATCTCTTGAGGCATCCAATGGTTTGCACAACCAGCTAGGTATTTCTCCCAAGCCCATTTGTATTTAAACGGAACCAGCTGATTAACGTCAGTCTTGGCATTAATCACACGCTTATCAGCAGCATTTACACGCAAAGATGCGCCACCAGATAAATTGGCTGCTGCTACTGGCGCAGGTGCAGCAGTCTGCGGTGCCATTGCCACTTGATCTGGCTGTGGACGTTGTTGTGTCTCCACTGCAACCGGCTGCGGTACCAGACCAGCTTTCGCTAGCGCTGGAGCAACTTCCTCTTCCCAATTCAACATAACTCTCTCCTAATTCTTCTAATTATGGCCAATAAGCGAAAAGCTTATTGGCATGCTTCACATTCTTCAAAACCAGCATCGCCTGGACGCATTGTGCAAACGGGGCCATCAGCTTCAACTCCACCCGCAGCACTTGCCGCAGCTGCATCAGTGCCATTTACTCCGCCACCACTTGAAACAGAGTTCAATTGACCGCTAGTAACAGTGGATTTCTCAACATGAGTTGCGGCCATAGTACGGAGGTAGTAAGTTGTCTTCAAGCCGCGTAACCAAGCCAACTTATAGGTGTCGTCTAATTTCTTACCGGAAGCACCTGCCATATAGATATTTAATGACTGAGCTTGATCGATCCACTTTTGACGACGGGAAGCCGCTTCAACCAACCAACTAGGCTCAACCTCAAAAGCAGTCGCATACAAATCGCGAAGATCTTGTGGAATGCGATCAATCTTCGATAAAGTACCGTCAAAGTACTTCAAGTCGGCAATCATCACCTCATCCCAAAGGCCGCGATCTTTCAAATCACGCACCAAGTACTCGTTCACCACTGTGAATTCACCAGAAAGGTTGGATTTCACGAACAAGTTCTGGAATGTTGGTTCGATACAAGCTGAAACACCAATAATGTTAGAAATTGTTGCTGTTGGCGCAATTGCTACGCAATTGGAGTTACGCATACCGTGTTGCTTAATACGTGCACGCAACCCACTCCAGTCCATAGTGGAAGAGTTATCCACTTCTACATAACCTCCACGCTCTGCCGCCAACATCGCTACTGAATCCTGCGGGAGGATGCCACGATCCCATAAAGAGCCTTTATAGGTGCTATAAACACCGCGCTCTTCAGCCAACTCATTCGATGCCTGATAAGCGTAGTAGCAAACCGCTTCCATTGAAGAGTCAGCAAATTTCACAGCCTCATCACTGGCGTAAGGGATGCGTTGCATATGCAAGCAATCCTGGAAGCCCATGATGCCCATACCGACTGGACGATGCTTCAAGTTTGAATTACGCGCCTTAGTTACTGCGTAGTAGTTAATATCGATCACGTTATCCAGCATGCGCATTGCTGTGCGAACAGTTCTTTGGAGCTTCTCATGATCCAAAATCATCTTGCCATTGGCATCTGTAGTCATGTGAGCAGTTAAGTTCACAGAACCCAAGTTACAAACTGCAATCTCAGTCTCGTTCGTATTGAGAGTGATCTCAGTACAAAGATTAGATGAGTGAACTACGCCAATATGCTGTTGCGGGCTGCGAATATTGCAAGGATCTTTAAAAGTGATCCATGGATGACCAGTTTCAAACAACATACCAAGCATCTTGCGCCACAACTGTTGTGCTGGAATACAGCGGAATGGCTTCAATTCACCGCGTTCAGCCTTTTGCTCGTAAGCAACATAAGCCTCTTCAAACGCTCTGCCGTATTTGTCATGCAAATCTGGGGTATTGGATGGTGAGAACAATGTCCAATCTCCGCCTTCCATTACGCGCTTCATGAATAAGTCAGGAATCCAGTTAGAGGTATTCATGTCATGGGTACGACGACGGTCGTCACCAGTGTTCTTGCGCAACTCCAAGAACTCTTCGATATCTAAGTGCCATGTTTCCAAGTAGGCGCAAACCGCACCCTTACGCTTACCGCCTTGGTTGACAGCAACTGCAGTATCGTTCACTACTTTCAAGAATGGCACAACACCTTGTGATTTACCGTTGGTACCCTTGATATGGCTTCCTAATGCACGAACATTAGTCCAGTCATTACCCAAGCCACCCGCAAATTTAGATAACAAGGCGTTTTCTTTCAATGCCTCATAGATGCCATCCAAATCATCATCAACAGTCGTCAAGTAGCAGCTGGAAAGCTGAGGACGAGTCGTTGCTGAGTTGAACAATGTTGGGGTACTAGACATGAAATCAAACGTAGAGAGGATTTCATAGAACTCAATCGCGCGACGCTCGCGATCCAACTCATTTAGAGACAAGCCCATCGCGACACGCATAAAGAAAGCCTGCGGCATTTCAATGCGACGGTCTTCAATGTGCAAGAAATAGCGGTCATACAAAGTCTGCAAACCGAGGTAATTGAACTGCAAGTCCCGGCTCGCATTCAAAGCGGCGGCCAAGCGTGGCAAATCGAACTCACGCATACGTGGATCTAGTAATTCCACAGAGATGCCTTCGTTGATGTACTTCGCAAAGTAAGTGCTGTATTCAGCTTGCATATCACCCTGCAATACTTCCTTACCTAAAATTTCTTTGCGAATCACATGCATCAAGATACGTGCTGTTACTTGGCTGTATGCAGGGTCTTTTTCAATCAAAGTGCGGGAGGCCAAGATAGCAGAGTCATATACCTGGGCCATTGGTACGCCATCGTAGAGATTCTTAATGGTTTCAGTGATGATTGGAGTGGCGTCAATATGGTTACCTAAACCTTCACAAGCCGCCTCAATGACTGTGCGCAGAGCGGCCATATCAAGCCACTTCTCAACACCGTTATCAGTCACTTTGATACCAGACTCACCAGCCTGATTTGCAGTTTGTGCATCTTGGGAAACTTCTTGCTGGGCTGCACGTTCTTGATTGCGCTTTTCGCGATAAAGAACATAAGCACGAGCAACGTTATGCTCACCACTACGCATCAAAGCCAATTCAACTTGGTCTTGAATATCTTCAATATGGAAAGTTCCGCCATTTGGTCGGCTACGCGACAAAGCGCGCACAACAGAGTGAGTCAACTGCTCAACTTGCTCACGTACGCGTGCAGAGGCAGCACCTTGACCGCCATTAACCGCTAAAAATGCTTTGATTACGGCGATTGCAATTTTGGATGGCTCAAAAGCAACTACTGAACCATTGCGGCGAATAATTTTGTAATCAGATAACTGGATTGCCTGCGTTCCGCCTACACCACCAGCCACAAAACCGGCAGAAGGAGCTTGATTGATTGCCCCCGCAGGACTCATTCCTGGATTATTGGCCCCGGTTGGTTGGCTTGCTGTCTGTGGATTAGCGTATGTCATGTTGCTCCTGCATATAATTTGGACAAAATATCGTTAAAAAACAATAAGGTATTGCTTGATTAAAACACTACATCTAGTGTTTTTAAGTGCATTAGGCACTAAGTATAGGGAATTATTTAGTATTTGGTAAGCTATTTATGACAATTCTTTATTAGTATTTTTACTAATTTTTCCACTTATTTTTGAGTCATTTTGATGCGGAATTTTGAGCCCTTTTTAGATAAAGGCTAGGAATGTAAGCGTACGCTCACATACAAAAAGAGCTTATCAAGAACCTAAGCCAAAAGGCAGTTTATCTGGAGAAATACCCGTCTCTTTTTGGAACTTTTTCCAATCAAAATATTTTCCAGGGTCTGTTTTGCGATCGGGCGCAATATCGCTGTGTCCTGCAAATTGTAGTTGGGGGTAAGCGCCTGCCACTTTCTTAATAAGATTATTCAAGGCTTCATACTGAACTTCCTCAAATGGTGTTTCACCATCACCCTCCAACTCAATCCCAAGTGAAAAATCATTGCATTTATCTCTGCCAAAGAATGAAGACTTACCCGCATGCCAAGCCTTATTTTGAGTAGATACAAACTGCATTAACTGGCCAGAGCGAGTAATCAAAAAATGGCTGGATACTTTTTGGTTGGCAATCTCCGCAAAATACGGATGCCCATTTGGGTCGAGCTTATTTTGAAAAAAATGAACGATATGGTGGCTTGAAGTCTGATTTTTAAATTCACCGGGGGGAAGGCTTATGTGATGAATTACCGCCAGATCAGGTGAGATATTTTCTGGTCTAGCATCTTGATTTGGCGAAACACACCAATGTGCATTCCCGATCCAACCCTCTGAATCTAGAACTTGAAGATGCTCTTTTGAGCAGTAAAAACGACTGTCATGCTGAAGCGCTTCTGATTCCGGTAGATGTAATTTACAGTATTGGCATTGCACCATTACTTCAGGGTCAATCACTTTCTTAGGCTTATTCTTATTGAGATCGATGGGATTTTCTGAATCAAGCTTAGCCTGTTTTTTACCTTTGATCCAAAGGTAAAAAAGGCCTGCGCCAGCAAACAATAAAAGCCACTTAAACAAGAATCATGACCTCTGAAAAATAACTTCAAGCACAAACTGGCTTCCAACATAAGCAAGCAACAAGGCTGTATATGCACTTAAAACCCAACGAATAGCCGCTCTACCACGCAGACCAACCCTCCAGCGAGCCAACAAAAGTCCGCCAAACAAAAACCAAGACACCAAAGCAAAGATTGTTTTGTGATCAAAAACAAGCGGCTTGCCGAATAAGGTCTGTGAAAAAAGCAAGCCAGAAAAAACCGTCAAACTGAGAAGTGCAAAACCAACATAGAGCAAGCTAAATAAGAGACTTTCCATAGTCATTAACGGGGGGAGATCTTCCAACCAATTTGCAAATCGACTATTGGGAATAATGGCTAGTTGACGATGTAATGCCCTATCCTGAACGCTCATCAGCATAGCATGCATGGCTGCCAAACTCAACAAACCCACGGATACGGTTGCTACAACAAAATGGCCCTTAAACCAAGGATCCGAAACAGCCTTAGGCGATATAACTGCCCCTGGAAAAAGACTGGGCAAAAAAGCGCAAATCAGCGCAAACATTAAGGCCATCCATCGCAAGCTAGAGATAGGCAAAAACCAAGACCGAAACCAATAAAAGGCCAAGCCAACCCATGCAATTAAGGACAAATCCTGCGCAAATCCAAACACAAAGCCTTGAGGGGTGAAGACGGAATCATGAAGTTGCACCCCATGAATCACCAAAATCACAAAAATAGCAGCTTGCACCAAGACGGTTGAGGACCTGGACTCCAAGCCACTCTTGGCTTTGAAGCTTAAAACCAGCAAAAGAACTAAATAAAGTACAGAAGGGAGCCATCCGTATCTTGAGTAACCTAAAATATCCATCTGGAAAGTCTAATCGATAAATGCTAGAAAACCTCACCGACCGCCTATCTCGCGTTGTTAAAACAATGCGGGGTCAAGCCCGCCTCACTGAAGCCAACACCGCAGAAATGCTACGGGAAATCCGTTTAGCCCTATTGGAGGCTGACGTAGCGCTTCCAGTAGTGAAATCTTTGCTGGAGCAAATTAAATTTAAAGCCCTTGGCGAAGAAGTGGTTGGTAGCCTTAGTCCTGGCCAGGCGCTTGTAGGGGTAGTACAGCGTGAACTTGCCCAAGTAATGATGGGCGACACCAACCAAAGTGGTGATCTCAATTTAGCAACCCAACCGCCCGCAGTGATATTAATGGCTGGTTTGCAGGGTGCTGGTAAGACCACTTCGGTTGGAAAGCTAGCAAAATGGTTACAAGAGAAAAAGAAAAAGAAGGTGCTGACTGTTTCTTGTGACGTCTATCGTCCAGCAGCGATTGAGCAATTAGAAACCGTCACCAAGCAGGTAGGTGCAGAATTTTTCCCAAGCGATATTAGTCAAAAGCCAAATGACATCGCCCTTGCCGCGCTTGACTGGGCACGTCGTCATTACTTTGATGTTGTCTTAGTCGATACCGCAGGTCGTCTCGGCATTGACGAAGCACTCATGCAAGAAATCAAAACTTTGCATGCGAGCCTCAATCCAATTGAAACCTTATTCGTAGTAGACGCGATGCTCGGCCAGGATGCCGTAAATACTGCCAAGGCCTTCCATGAAGCCCTTCCGCTGACCGGCGTGATCCTGACCAAACTTGATGGCGACTCACGTGGTGGTGCGGCACTCTCGGTTCGTCAAGTTACTGGTGTTCCCCTCAAATTTATCGGTGTTGCCGAGAAGATGGATGGTCTTGAAGCGTTTGATGCTGAACGCATGGCTAACCGTATTTTGGGAATGGGCGACATTCTGGCTTTAGTTAAACAAGCGCAACAACACGTTGACGTTGCCAAAGCAGAAAAGTTAGCCAGTAAGATTTCCAAGGGCGGTTTTGATCTGGAAGATTTTCGTGATCAACTCATGCAGATGCAAAGGATGGGCGGCATGGCGAGTTTGATGGATAAATTGCCCAGTCAAGTTGTCCAAGCGGCATCCAAAGCCAATCTGAGTAATGCTGACAAGCAAACTACGCGGATGCGCGGAATCATTGACAGCATGACACCGCAAGAACGTAGAAAACCTGAATTACTCAAAGCGAGTCGCAAGCGTCGCATCGCTGCAGGGTCGGGAGTAGAGGTGCAAGAAGTAAATCGCCTACTTGCTCAATTCGAGCAAATGCAAACCATGATGAAGCAATTCAAGGGTGGCAAGATGGCGCGCACTATGGCCAGCATGGCTGCCAAAGGAGCCGCCAAAGGTATTAGCGGACTCTTTAAGAAATAATTAAATCGAAAGTGGAGCTTACGATTGTTTTGCAGTTTGTACTGCAGTAATCACTTTAGCTTTGATGTCATTTAACGGGATGTTCTGAGACTCAGCGTCAATACGGCCTTTGAATTCCACTTGAGAATCAGCTAGACCACGATCACCAATCACCACACGGAATGGTACTCCAATCAACTCCCAGTCAGCAAACATCGCTCCAGGGCGCTCATTGCGGTCATCCAGAATCACATCAATACCAGCAGCCAACAACTCGTCATGCAGTTGATCACATGCTGCTTTAACAGCCTCTGATTTTTCGTAACCCATAGGACAAATCACCACCTCAAATGGTGCCATAGAGATTGGCCAAATAATGCCTTTCTCATCTTGACCTTGCTCTATTGCAGCGCCGAGCAAACGAGTCACTCCAATTCCGTAGCAACCCATCACCATTGGCTGGGCTTTGCCTTGCTGGTCTAGGTAAGTGCAGCCCATCGCCTCTGAATAACGTGTGCCCAACTGAAAGACGTGACCCACCTCAATCCCACGACAGATATCAACTACACCTTTACCATCCGGGGAAGGGTCTCCGATGACTGCATTACGAATATCGAGAACCAATGGCTCAGGCAAATCACGGCCCCAGTTCACGCCAGTCAAGTGATGCCCAGCATCATTTGCACCACAAACGAAATCTGCCATATTAGCGACAGTACGATCAGCAACTATAGTCACGTCAGCGCTAATGCCAACGGGGCCTAAATAGCCAGCAGGTGCATTGCAAGCTTGCTTAATTTCAGCCTCAGTAGCAAAACGAGATTCAGCCATTCCAGGGATCTTTGATGCTTTTACTTCATTTAGCTCATGGTCACCACGCACTAACAACATAAAGAGTTTTGCTGATCCATTTTCTTGATCAACTGCAAATAATAAGGACTTCACAGTAGATTCAAGCGGGATATTTAAAAACTGAGCGACATCAGCACAGTTTGTTTTATCTGGTGTTGGTACCTTTACCAATACAGCGGTTGCCGCGGCGCGAGCAGCAATTAATGCCAAAGATTCAGCTGCCTCTAGATTGGCTGCGTAATCAGAATTTGGGCAATATACGATGACATCTTCGCCAGTGTCTGCAATCACATGAAACTCTTGACTACCAGAACCACCGATGGCGCCGTTGTCAGCGGTTACTGCACAGAACTGAAGACCCATGCGCTTAAAGATGCGCGTGTAAGCATCAAACATCGTTTGATAAGACTTCTTTAGGCCTTCGGCATCTCGATCAAAAGAGTAAGCATCTTTCATGCTGAACTCACGACCACGCATGATGCCAAAACGTGGGCGTCGCTCATCACGAAATTTAGTTTGAATCTGATAAAAATTCACGGGCAGTTGCTTATAACTTCGAATTTCATTGCGAGCTAAATCAGTAATCACTTCCTCTGAAGTAGGCTGAATCAAGAAATCACGATCATGGCGATCTTTAATGCGGAGTAACTCTGGCCCCATCTTTTCCCAACGGCCAGTCTCTTGCCAAAGTTCAGCAGGCTGAATCATTGGCATCAATAATTCAATTGCACCTGCACGATTCATTTCTTCGCGAATAATGTTTTCCACCTTGCGAATGACCTTTAAACCGAGCGGCAAATAGTTATAAATGCCTGCACTCAGCTTGCGTATTAAACCTGCGCGCACCATTAATTTGTGCGAAACCACCTCAGCGTCAGAGGGGGCTTCTTTTAAGGTGGCGAGAAATGATTGTAATGCTTTCATGTATGGCTATAATCAAATCGTTGATTTTAAAGGATTTGAGGCACGATCATGCTTGACCGTGAGGGGTATCGCCCGAATGTCGGCATTGTCCTCCTCAACAGCTGTAACGAGGTTTTCTGGGGAAAGCGCGTTGGGCAGCATTCGTGGCAGTTCCCGCAGGGCGGGATTCAGCATGGTGAAAGCCCTGAACAGGCTATGTACCGCGAACTGCAAGAGGAGGTTGGCTTACTACCAGAACATGTCCAAATTATTGGACGGACTAGGGACTGGCTTCGCTATGACGTCCCTGAGGAATATTTGCGTCGCCAACACTCAAGTCGCATTCATCGTGCCGCCTATCGCGGCCAAAAGCAAATCTGGTTTCTCTTGCGCCTAGTAGGTTTAGACAGCGATATCCAGTTAAGAGCCTCGGAACACCCTGAATTTGATGCCTGGCGCTGGGTGCCTTTTTGGATACAGCTAGATGCAGTGATTGACTTTAAGCGAGAAGTCTATCAATTAGCACTATCCGAACTAGCACGATATCTCTCTCGTGGTATGCGTATGCAGCAACTTGCCTGGGGCTCTCCACTAGACCTATTGCAATCTTTTTATCCCAGCACCGAAGAAAACTCTCAATCTTCAGAAAAATCAGATAAACAAAAATGAATATTTCCATTGGCAAACTCAACAAATATGTAATCAGCATTGCTATTGGATCCTGCTTAATTAGCTTGTTCAGGCGACCCCATGCAAAGCGGTCTAGATCCCTTTACACCCATGGTTTTTAAGGAGGGGGAAACTACGTTGCCGTTAAAATGGGCCCAATAAATCGACATTGCAGCCGTTCTATGTTTCTCCGGGGACTGTTTTCAAGTTTGCAGCTGATACAAGCTCCATCCTAATTGCTGCTGATGGCGTTACTCGCTATACGGTAGCGATCACCAACCCCAGTGGTGGGGAGCAAGTGCAGTATGCGGGAATTCGCTGCGACACATATCAATGGCGCCTTTATGGAACATTTGAGAATAATAAGTTGGTTAAAAGCCCTTTAAACAGTTGGAATGACATTAAGCCCAAAGTAACTAATCGCTATCAGACAGTATTAGCTTCTGGAGCCTTCTGCAGCTTTAATACTCAAGAAAAAAGCAGCGCAACTGTTTTGAATTCACTCAATCCCAAAAGCTTTACTGGCGGAACTAAACCCAGCAACTCAATGGGTCAAATAATCGGTTATTGACGAGCAATTAAACGCGTACCAATTTGCGCGCCCTCGATTAGCCGCGTTAATACTTGATCTTCACGCCCAGAGGCAATGATCGTATTAGCTCCCGTTTTAGCCGCCTCTTTAGCAGCTAGAACCTTGGTCAGCATTCCACCCTTGCTAAGCTCGCTAGCTGCACTACCAGCCATTTTTTCTAAAGCAGGATCTCCAGCTGTAGCGTCGGTTAGCAATACTGCGTCTGGATTCAGGCGAGGATCAGCAGTAAATAAACCACCTTGATCAGTCAAAATGACTAATAGGTCTGCATGTATTAAATTGGTCACCAATGCAGCAAGGCTATCGTTGTCACCAAACTTAATTTCATCAGTTACGACAGTATCGTTCTCATTAGTGATGGGAACCACTCCCAACTTCAATAAAGTATCCAGAGTAGCCCTAGCATTGGCATTACGTTCGTTATCTGCTAAATCCGCATTGGTTAATAAAACTTGCGCACTACGTAAATTAAAGCGAGCGAAACAACTCTCATAAACCTGCACTAAACCCATCTGACCAACCGCAGCAGCAGCCTGTAATTGATGGATCTCTTGTGGACGTTTAGCCCAGCCCAGGCGTTGCATACCTTCAGCAATGGCGCCTGAGCTAACCATTAACACTTCATGCCCAGCTTTTAATAAGTTGGCCATTTGCTCGGCCCACATCGCAATCGCAGCATGATCTAGACCCTCACCATTATTAGTGACCAAACTAGAGCCCACTTTAACAACAATACGTAGAGTTTTTTTAGCATTCATAGCAAAGAGCCAACTAACTATTTAATCCGGTTTTTTATCTTCTAGCTGATCTTAATATCGAGGATCTTGAGCACGCTCATCAGCATCATCTCGATCACGGCGCACAGAATCTAAATAATCTTGCAATGAGTAGCAAAGCTTGTCGCAACCCATACCAGTCAAAGCGGAAATCTCGAAAACGGGACCCTTCCACTTAAACTTTTTCACAAAGTCAGCAACCACTTTTTTGCGATCCTCTTCCGGAATCATGTCGACCTTATTGAACACCAACCAACGCGGTTTCTCAACCAAAGCTTCATCATACTTCCGCAGCTCATTCACGATCGCCACAGCATCGGCTACTGGATCGACATTCGCATCAAATGGAGCAATATCCACCAAATGCAATAGAACACCGGTACGCTGTAAGTGCCTCAAGAAACGATATCCTAGACCCGCACCCTCTGCAGCGCCTTCAATCAAGCCAGGAATATCAGCGATAACAAAACTCCGCTCAGCGCCCACACGTACAACACCCAAATTTGGATGCAAAGTGGTAAATGGATAATCAGCGATCTTTGGACGCGCATTAGAAACCGCAGTAATCAATGTGGACTTGCCTGCGTTAGGCATCCCCAATAAACCAACATCGGCTAATACCTTGAGCTCCAATTTCAACTTACGACGTTCACCAGGCTTACCATTCGTCTTTTGACGTGGCGCTCTGTTCGTACTACTCTTAAAGTGAATATTTCCCCAGCCACCAACACCACCTTGGGCTAAGCAAAGACGCTCGCCGTGCGTAGTTAAATTGGCAATAGGCTCGCCAGTTTCGTAATCAGAAATGATTGTGCCAACAGGCATACGCAGTTCAATATCATCACCAGCACGGCCATAGCAATCCGCACCACGACCAGGCTCACCATTTTTTGCAGTGTGTGTTTTTGCGTAACGGTAATCAATCAACGTATTAATATTGCGGTCAGCGGTTGCCCAGACGCTACCGCCCTTGCCACCATCGCCACCGTCTGGACCACCAAATTCAATGAACTTTTCTCGGCGCATAGAGGCACTACCGGTGCCACCTTGCCCGGCGATTACTTCAATACGTGCTTCGTCTATAAATTTCATGAATAAAAAAGGCCTCGCTAAGCGAGGCCTGTTCCTAAGAGAATTAAATTCGGAATAAATCTGAATCAAACGTGTCTCAGTCAGGCGCCTTATGAACGAGGCAAGACTGAAACTTGGGCCTTTTTCAATGCGCCCTTAACGCCGAATTCCACTTGTCCGTCAATCAATGCGAACAATGTGTGATCCTTACCAATACCAACGTTAGCACCTGGATGAACACGTGTGCCACGTTGACGAATGATGATGCTGCCAGCATTAATATGCTCGCCACCAAATACCTTAACGCCTAGGCGTTTCGATTCTGAGTCGCGGCCATTTCGTGTTGAGCCGCCGCCTTTTTTCTGTGCCATATCTTTCTCCTACCGTGAATTAGACTTTAATCGTGTTGATCAAAATTTCAGTGAAATTCTGACGATGGCCTTGGTGCTTTTGATAATGCTTGCGACGGCGCATCTTAAAGATTGTCACTTTATCGTGACGTCCTTGGGAGACGACGGTGGCCATCACAGCTGCACCATTAACTAATGGATCACCTAATTTCAGCGAAGCGCCTTCGCCAACGGCGAGGACTTGGTCAAGAGTGATTTCGCTGCCGATTTCCGCTGGTATCTGTTCTATTTTCAATTTTTCGCCTGCAGCAACTTTATACTGTTTGCCACCGGTTTTTATGACCGCGTACATGGTTTGAAACCTCAATTAATATTTACATTTAAGCTAATCCACCCTGGACTAGCTAAGCCTATTATTATATCTTGCATGCCCAGCACTGTCAAAATCAATGACTTAAGCCAAATTCTGGCCCCAATTGCCTTAGATTTCAAGGCCTTAGATGAGGTTATTCGCCAACGTTTAGCCTCAAAAGTCGCCT
The nucleotide sequence above comes from Polynucleobacter necessarius. Encoded proteins:
- a CDS encoding CNP1-like family protein, which produces MQPFYVSPGTVFKFAADTSSILIAADGVTRYTVAITNPSGGEQVQYAGIRCDTYQWRLYGTFENNKLVKSPLNSWNDIKPKVTNRYQTVLASGAFCSFNTQEKSSATVLNSLNPKSFTGGTKPSNSMGQIIGY
- a CDS encoding proline--tRNA ligase; this encodes MKALQSFLATLKEAPSDAEVVSHKLMVRAGLIRKLSAGIYNYLPLGLKVIRKVENIIREEMNRAGAIELLMPMIQPAELWQETGRWEKMGPELLRIKDRHDRDFLIQPTSEEVITDLARNEIRSYKQLPVNFYQIQTKFRDERRPRFGIMRGREFSMKDAYSFDRDAEGLKKSYQTMFDAYTRIFKRMGLQFCAVTADNGAIGGSGSQEFHVIADTGEDVIVYCPNSDYAANLEAAESLALIAARAAATAVLVKVPTPDKTNCADVAQFLNIPLESTVKSLLFAVDQENGSAKLFMLLVRGDHELNEVKASKIPGMAESRFATEAEIKQACNAPAGYLGPVGISADVTIVADRTVANMADFVCGANDAGHHLTGVNWGRDLPEPLVLDIRNAVIGDPSPDGKGVVDICRGIEVGHVFQLGTRYSEAMGCTYLDQQGKAQPMVMGCYGIGVTRLLGAAIEQGQDEKGIIWPISMAPFEVVICPMGYEKSEAVKAACDQLHDELLAAGIDVILDDRNERPGAMFADWELIGVPFRVVIGDRGLADSQVEFKGRIDAESQNIPLNDIKAKVITAVQTAKQS
- the cgtA gene encoding Obg family GTPase CgtA, translating into MKFIDEARIEVIAGQGGTGSASMRREKFIEFGGPDGGDGGKGGSVWATADRNINTLIDYRYAKTHTAKNGEPGRGADCYGRAGDDIELRMPVGTIISDYETGEPIANLTTHGERLCLAQGGVGGWGNIHFKSSTNRAPRQKTNGKPGERRKLKLELKVLADVGLLGMPNAGKSTLITAVSNARPKIADYPFTTLHPNLGVVRVGAERSFVIADIPGLIEGAAEGAGLGYRFLRHLQRTGVLLHLVDIAPFDANVDPVADAVAIVNELRKYDEALVEKPRWLVFNKVDMIPEEDRKKVVADFVKKFKWKGPVFEISALTGMGCDKLCYSLQDYLDSVRRDRDDADERAQDPRY
- a CDS encoding RNA pyrophosphohydrolase, translating into MLDREGYRPNVGIVLLNSCNEVFWGKRVGQHSWQFPQGGIQHGESPEQAMYRELQEEVGLLPEHVQIIGRTRDWLRYDVPEEYLRRQHSSRIHRAAYRGQKQIWFLLRLVGLDSDIQLRASEHPEFDAWRWVPFWIQLDAVIDFKREVYQLALSELARYLSRGMRMQQLAWGSPLDLLQSFYPSTEENSQSSEKSDKQK
- the rpmA gene encoding 50S ribosomal protein L27: MAQKKGGGSTRNGRDSESKRLGVKVFGGEHINAGSIIIRQRGTRVHPGANVGIGKDHTLFALIDGQVEFGVKGALKKAQVSVLPRS
- the rplU gene encoding 50S ribosomal protein L21, yielding MYAVIKTGGKQYKVAAGEKLKIEQIPAEIGSEITLDQVLAVGEGASLKLGDPLVNGAAVMATVVSQGRHDKVTIFKMRRRKHYQKHQGHRQNFTEILINTIKV